The Dunckerocampus dactyliophorus isolate RoL2022-P2 chromosome 13, RoL_Ddac_1.1, whole genome shotgun sequence genome window below encodes:
- the slc18b1 gene encoding MFS-type transporter SLC18B1 isoform X4 produces MQQDADSQRQEDSTDRPTRMTRQQTLTLISMASVNFSSMICYSILGPFFPIEAEKKGASQMVVGIIFGCYAVSNLIGSLILGRYIVQIGAKMMLIMGLFLSSGCTILFGLLDRVPAGPAFIALCIIVRSVDAVGFAAAMTSSFALSAKVFPNNVATVLGSLEVFTGLGLILGPPVGGWFYQSFGYEVPFMLLGCFLLVMVPLNIYILPSIDAVSSKASFFQLLKNVKIVLLCYVIFTLSSGLGFLDATLSLYAVDQFHLSAGYVGLIMLGLQEMVHGDRRRRHGCRVPVAGARPVPLHPKASVAAGPHVGDNRVFPGYDRHPHIPRGHHVRIRERIRGGTEHSGNGIWIVWSSLVRRDVLRAHHGRLPHAASELRVGRRHPRRFGILWCFPAGAVLRFTSSGATKGSRREETK; encoded by the exons ATGCAGCAGGACGCGGATTCTCAGCGTCAGG AGGACTCGACAGATCGTCCCACGAGGATGACAAGACAGCAGACCCTCACCTTGATATCCATGGCATCTGTCAACTTCAGCTCCATGATCTGCTACTCCATACTAGGTCCTTTCTTCCCCATTGAG GCAGAAAAGAAAGGAGCGTCCCAGATGGTGGTGGGCATCATATTTGGCTGCTACGCCGTATCCAACCTGATTGGCTCGCTGATCCTGGGCCGATAT ATTGTTCAAATTGGCGCCAAGATGATGCTCATCATGGGACTCTTTCTGTCGTCGGGCTGCACCATTCTCTTCGG GCTACTGGACAGAGTTCCCGCGGGCCCCGCTTTCATCGCTCTGTGCATCATTGTGAGGTCTGTGGACGCCGTGGGCTTCGCGGCCGCCATGACCTCTTCCTTTGCCCTCTCAGCTAAAGTCTTCCCCAACAATGTGGCGACTGTTTTG ggaagtctggaggtTTTCACAGGACTGGGCCTCATCTTGGGGCCACCGGTCGGAGGGTGGTTCTACCAGTCGTTCGGCTACGAGGTTCCCTTcatgctgctcggatgtttccTGTTGGTCATGGTGCCGCTCAACATCTACATCCTGCCCTCCATCG ATGCCGTTTCCTCAAAGGCCTCTTTCTTCCAGCTtctaaaaaatgtgaaaatcgtGCTGCTCTGCTATGTCATCTTCACCCTGAGCTCAGGTCTGGGCTTCCTGGATGCCACATTGTCACTGTACGCTGTGGACCAG TTCCATCTGTCCGCCGGCTACGTGGGTCTCATCATGCTGG GCCTCCAGGAGATGGTTCATGGTGATCGGAGGCGTCGCCACGGCTGTCGGGTTCCTGTTGCTGGGGCCCGTCCCGTTCCTTTACATCCCAAA GCATCTGTGGCTGCTGGTCCTCATGTTGGGGATAATCGGGTTTTCCCTGGCTATGACCGCCATCCCCATATTCCCAGAGGTCATCACGTGCGCATA CGAGAAAGGATTCGAGGAGGGACTGAGCACTCTGGGAATGGTATCTGGATTGTTTGGAGCAGTTTGGTCCGCAGG GATGTTCTTCGGGCCCACCATGGGCGGCTTCCTCACGCAGCGTCTGAGCTTCGAGTGGGGCGCCGCCATCCAAGGAGGTTTGGCATTCTTTGGT GCTTTCCTGCTGGCGCTGTATTACGCTTCACATCCAGCGGAGCCACCAAG GGTTCCAGAAGAGAGGAGACCAAGTGA
- the slc18b1 gene encoding MFS-type transporter SLC18B1 isoform X1, whose product MQQDADSQRQEDSTDRPTRMTRQQTLTLISMASVNFSSMICYSILGPFFPIEAEKKGASQMVVGIIFGCYAVSNLIGSLILGRYIVQIGAKMMLIMGLFLSSGCTILFGLLDRVPAGPAFIALCIIVRSVDAVGFAAAMTSSFALSAKVFPNNVATVLGSLEVFTGLGLILGPPVGGWFYQSFGYEVPFMLLGCFLLVMVPLNIYILPSIDAVSSKASFFQLLKNVKIVLLCYVIFTLSSGLGFLDATLSLYAVDQFHLSAGYVGLIMLGLSFPYCLGSPLMGIFTDKYPVSVQATATFSKNPSPSCHTLGLQEMVHGDRRRRHGCRVPVAGARPVPLHPKASVAAGPHVGDNRVFPGYDRHPHIPRGHHVRIRERIRGGTEHSGNGIWIVWSSLVRRDVLRAHHGRLPHAASELRVGRRHPRRFGILWCFPAGAVLRFTSSGATKGSRREETK is encoded by the exons ATGCAGCAGGACGCGGATTCTCAGCGTCAGG AGGACTCGACAGATCGTCCCACGAGGATGACAAGACAGCAGACCCTCACCTTGATATCCATGGCATCTGTCAACTTCAGCTCCATGATCTGCTACTCCATACTAGGTCCTTTCTTCCCCATTGAG GCAGAAAAGAAAGGAGCGTCCCAGATGGTGGTGGGCATCATATTTGGCTGCTACGCCGTATCCAACCTGATTGGCTCGCTGATCCTGGGCCGATAT ATTGTTCAAATTGGCGCCAAGATGATGCTCATCATGGGACTCTTTCTGTCGTCGGGCTGCACCATTCTCTTCGG GCTACTGGACAGAGTTCCCGCGGGCCCCGCTTTCATCGCTCTGTGCATCATTGTGAGGTCTGTGGACGCCGTGGGCTTCGCGGCCGCCATGACCTCTTCCTTTGCCCTCTCAGCTAAAGTCTTCCCCAACAATGTGGCGACTGTTTTG ggaagtctggaggtTTTCACAGGACTGGGCCTCATCTTGGGGCCACCGGTCGGAGGGTGGTTCTACCAGTCGTTCGGCTACGAGGTTCCCTTcatgctgctcggatgtttccTGTTGGTCATGGTGCCGCTCAACATCTACATCCTGCCCTCCATCG ATGCCGTTTCCTCAAAGGCCTCTTTCTTCCAGCTtctaaaaaatgtgaaaatcgtGCTGCTCTGCTATGTCATCTTCACCCTGAGCTCAGGTCTGGGCTTCCTGGATGCCACATTGTCACTGTACGCTGTGGACCAG TTCCATCTGTCCGCCGGCTACGTGGGTCTCATCATGCTGGGTCTGTCATTTCCGTACTGTCTGGGATCGCCACTGATGGGAATCTTCACGGATAAATATCCTGTGAGTGTCCAAGCGACTgcgacattttcaaaaaatcctTCACCTTCTTGCCACACTTTAGGCCTCCAGGAGATGGTTCATGGTGATCGGAGGCGTCGCCACGGCTGTCGGGTTCCTGTTGCTGGGGCCCGTCCCGTTCCTTTACATCCCAAA GCATCTGTGGCTGCTGGTCCTCATGTTGGGGATAATCGGGTTTTCCCTGGCTATGACCGCCATCCCCATATTCCCAGAGGTCATCACGTGCGCATA CGAGAAAGGATTCGAGGAGGGACTGAGCACTCTGGGAATGGTATCTGGATTGTTTGGAGCAGTTTGGTCCGCAGG GATGTTCTTCGGGCCCACCATGGGCGGCTTCCTCACGCAGCGTCTGAGCTTCGAGTGGGGCGCCGCCATCCAAGGAGGTTTGGCATTCTTTGGT GCTTTCCTGCTGGCGCTGTATTACGCTTCACATCCAGCGGAGCCACCAAG GGTTCCAGAAGAGAGGAGACCAAGTGA
- the slc18b1 gene encoding MFS-type transporter SLC18B1 isoform X3: MQQDADSQRQEDSTDRPTRMTRQQTLTLISMASVNFSSMICYSILGPFFPIEAEKKGASQMVVGIIFGCYAVSNLIGSLILGRYIVQIGAKMMLIMGLFLSSGCTILFGLLDRVPAGPAFIALCIIVRSVDAVGFAAAMTSSFALSAKVFPNNVATVLGSLEVFTGLGLILGPPVGGWFYQSFGYEVPFMLLGCFLLVMVPLNIYILPSIDAVSSKASFFQLLKNVKIVLLCYVIFTLSSGLGFLDATLSLYAVDQFHLSAGYVGLIMLGLSFPYCLGSPLMGIFTDKYPVSVQATATFSKNPSPSCHTLGLQEMVHGDRRRRHGCRVPVAGARPVPLHPKASVAAGPHVGDNRVFPGYDRHPHIPRGHHVRIRERIRGGTEHSGNGIWIVWSSLVRRAFLLALYYASHPAEPPRVPEERRPSETLPLLND; this comes from the exons ATGCAGCAGGACGCGGATTCTCAGCGTCAGG AGGACTCGACAGATCGTCCCACGAGGATGACAAGACAGCAGACCCTCACCTTGATATCCATGGCATCTGTCAACTTCAGCTCCATGATCTGCTACTCCATACTAGGTCCTTTCTTCCCCATTGAG GCAGAAAAGAAAGGAGCGTCCCAGATGGTGGTGGGCATCATATTTGGCTGCTACGCCGTATCCAACCTGATTGGCTCGCTGATCCTGGGCCGATAT ATTGTTCAAATTGGCGCCAAGATGATGCTCATCATGGGACTCTTTCTGTCGTCGGGCTGCACCATTCTCTTCGG GCTACTGGACAGAGTTCCCGCGGGCCCCGCTTTCATCGCTCTGTGCATCATTGTGAGGTCTGTGGACGCCGTGGGCTTCGCGGCCGCCATGACCTCTTCCTTTGCCCTCTCAGCTAAAGTCTTCCCCAACAATGTGGCGACTGTTTTG ggaagtctggaggtTTTCACAGGACTGGGCCTCATCTTGGGGCCACCGGTCGGAGGGTGGTTCTACCAGTCGTTCGGCTACGAGGTTCCCTTcatgctgctcggatgtttccTGTTGGTCATGGTGCCGCTCAACATCTACATCCTGCCCTCCATCG ATGCCGTTTCCTCAAAGGCCTCTTTCTTCCAGCTtctaaaaaatgtgaaaatcgtGCTGCTCTGCTATGTCATCTTCACCCTGAGCTCAGGTCTGGGCTTCCTGGATGCCACATTGTCACTGTACGCTGTGGACCAG TTCCATCTGTCCGCCGGCTACGTGGGTCTCATCATGCTGGGTCTGTCATTTCCGTACTGTCTGGGATCGCCACTGATGGGAATCTTCACGGATAAATATCCTGTGAGTGTCCAAGCGACTgcgacattttcaaaaaatcctTCACCTTCTTGCCACACTTTAGGCCTCCAGGAGATGGTTCATGGTGATCGGAGGCGTCGCCACGGCTGTCGGGTTCCTGTTGCTGGGGCCCGTCCCGTTCCTTTACATCCCAAA GCATCTGTGGCTGCTGGTCCTCATGTTGGGGATAATCGGGTTTTCCCTGGCTATGACCGCCATCCCCATATTCCCAGAGGTCATCACGTGCGCATA CGAGAAAGGATTCGAGGAGGGACTGAGCACTCTGGGAATGGTATCTGGATTGTTTGGAGCAGTTTGGTCCGCAGG GCTTTCCTGCTGGCGCTGTATTACGCTTCACATCCAGCGGAGCCACCAAG GGTTCCAGAAGAGAGGAGACCAAGTGAAACTCTTCCTCTCCTGAATGACTGA
- the slc18b1 gene encoding MFS-type transporter SLC18B1 isoform X2 produces MQQDADSQRQEDSTDRPTRMTRQQTLTLISMASVNFSSMICYSILGPFFPIEAEKKGASQMVVGIIFGCYAVSNLIGSLILGRYIVQIGAKMMLIMGLFLSSGCTILFGLLDRVPAGPAFIALCIIVRSVDAVGFAAAMTSSFALSAKVFPNNVATVLGSLEVFTGLGLILGPPVGGWFYQSFGYEVPFMLLGCFLLVMVPLNIYILPSIDAVSSKASFFQLLKNVKIVLLCYVIFTLSSGLGFLDATLSLYAVDQFHLSAGYVGLIMLGLSFPYCLGSPLMGIFTDKYPASRRWFMVIGGVATAVGFLLLGPVPFLYIPKHLWLLVLMLGIIGFSLAMTAIPIFPEVITCAYEKGFEEGLSTLGMVSGLFGAVWSAGMFFGPTMGGFLTQRLSFEWGAAIQGGLAFFGAFLLALYYASHPAEPPRVPEERRPSETLPLLND; encoded by the exons ATGCAGCAGGACGCGGATTCTCAGCGTCAGG AGGACTCGACAGATCGTCCCACGAGGATGACAAGACAGCAGACCCTCACCTTGATATCCATGGCATCTGTCAACTTCAGCTCCATGATCTGCTACTCCATACTAGGTCCTTTCTTCCCCATTGAG GCAGAAAAGAAAGGAGCGTCCCAGATGGTGGTGGGCATCATATTTGGCTGCTACGCCGTATCCAACCTGATTGGCTCGCTGATCCTGGGCCGATAT ATTGTTCAAATTGGCGCCAAGATGATGCTCATCATGGGACTCTTTCTGTCGTCGGGCTGCACCATTCTCTTCGG GCTACTGGACAGAGTTCCCGCGGGCCCCGCTTTCATCGCTCTGTGCATCATTGTGAGGTCTGTGGACGCCGTGGGCTTCGCGGCCGCCATGACCTCTTCCTTTGCCCTCTCAGCTAAAGTCTTCCCCAACAATGTGGCGACTGTTTTG ggaagtctggaggtTTTCACAGGACTGGGCCTCATCTTGGGGCCACCGGTCGGAGGGTGGTTCTACCAGTCGTTCGGCTACGAGGTTCCCTTcatgctgctcggatgtttccTGTTGGTCATGGTGCCGCTCAACATCTACATCCTGCCCTCCATCG ATGCCGTTTCCTCAAAGGCCTCTTTCTTCCAGCTtctaaaaaatgtgaaaatcgtGCTGCTCTGCTATGTCATCTTCACCCTGAGCTCAGGTCTGGGCTTCCTGGATGCCACATTGTCACTGTACGCTGTGGACCAG TTCCATCTGTCCGCCGGCTACGTGGGTCTCATCATGCTGGGTCTGTCATTTCCGTACTGTCTGGGATCGCCACTGATGGGAATCTTCACGGATAAATATCCT GCCTCCAGGAGATGGTTCATGGTGATCGGAGGCGTCGCCACGGCTGTCGGGTTCCTGTTGCTGGGGCCCGTCCCGTTCCTTTACATCCCAAA GCATCTGTGGCTGCTGGTCCTCATGTTGGGGATAATCGGGTTTTCCCTGGCTATGACCGCCATCCCCATATTCCCAGAGGTCATCACGTGCGCATA CGAGAAAGGATTCGAGGAGGGACTGAGCACTCTGGGAATGGTATCTGGATTGTTTGGAGCAGTTTGGTCCGCAGG GATGTTCTTCGGGCCCACCATGGGCGGCTTCCTCACGCAGCGTCTGAGCTTCGAGTGGGGCGCCGCCATCCAAGGAGGTTTGGCATTCTTTGGT GCTTTCCTGCTGGCGCTGTATTACGCTTCACATCCAGCGGAGCCACCAAG GGTTCCAGAAGAGAGGAGACCAAGTGAAACTCTTCCTCTCCTGAATGACTGA
- the slc18b1 gene encoding MFS-type transporter SLC18B1 isoform X5, with the protein MQQDADSQRQEDSTDRPTRMTRQQTLTLISMASVNFSSMICYSILGPFFPIEAEKKGASQMVVGIIFGCYAVSNLIGSLILGRYIVQIGAKMMLIMGLFLSSGCTILFGLLDRVPAGPAFIALCIIVRSVDAVGFAAAMTSSFALSAKVFPNNVATVLGSLEVFTGLGLILGPPVGGWFYQSFGYEVPFMLLGCFLLVMVPLNIYILPSIDAVSSKASFFQLLKNVKIVLLCYVIFTLSSGLGFLDATLSLYAVDQFHLSAGYVGLIMLGLSFPYCLGSPLMGIFTDKYPASRRWFMVIGGVATAVGFLLLGPVPFLYIPKHLWLLVLMLGIIGFSLAMTAIPIFPEVITCAYEKGFEEGLSTLGMVSGLFGAVWSAGLSCWRCITLHIQRSHQGFQKRGDQVKLFLS; encoded by the exons ATGCAGCAGGACGCGGATTCTCAGCGTCAGG AGGACTCGACAGATCGTCCCACGAGGATGACAAGACAGCAGACCCTCACCTTGATATCCATGGCATCTGTCAACTTCAGCTCCATGATCTGCTACTCCATACTAGGTCCTTTCTTCCCCATTGAG GCAGAAAAGAAAGGAGCGTCCCAGATGGTGGTGGGCATCATATTTGGCTGCTACGCCGTATCCAACCTGATTGGCTCGCTGATCCTGGGCCGATAT ATTGTTCAAATTGGCGCCAAGATGATGCTCATCATGGGACTCTTTCTGTCGTCGGGCTGCACCATTCTCTTCGG GCTACTGGACAGAGTTCCCGCGGGCCCCGCTTTCATCGCTCTGTGCATCATTGTGAGGTCTGTGGACGCCGTGGGCTTCGCGGCCGCCATGACCTCTTCCTTTGCCCTCTCAGCTAAAGTCTTCCCCAACAATGTGGCGACTGTTTTG ggaagtctggaggtTTTCACAGGACTGGGCCTCATCTTGGGGCCACCGGTCGGAGGGTGGTTCTACCAGTCGTTCGGCTACGAGGTTCCCTTcatgctgctcggatgtttccTGTTGGTCATGGTGCCGCTCAACATCTACATCCTGCCCTCCATCG ATGCCGTTTCCTCAAAGGCCTCTTTCTTCCAGCTtctaaaaaatgtgaaaatcgtGCTGCTCTGCTATGTCATCTTCACCCTGAGCTCAGGTCTGGGCTTCCTGGATGCCACATTGTCACTGTACGCTGTGGACCAG TTCCATCTGTCCGCCGGCTACGTGGGTCTCATCATGCTGGGTCTGTCATTTCCGTACTGTCTGGGATCGCCACTGATGGGAATCTTCACGGATAAATATCCT GCCTCCAGGAGATGGTTCATGGTGATCGGAGGCGTCGCCACGGCTGTCGGGTTCCTGTTGCTGGGGCCCGTCCCGTTCCTTTACATCCCAAA GCATCTGTGGCTGCTGGTCCTCATGTTGGGGATAATCGGGTTTTCCCTGGCTATGACCGCCATCCCCATATTCCCAGAGGTCATCACGTGCGCATA CGAGAAAGGATTCGAGGAGGGACTGAGCACTCTGGGAATGGTATCTGGATTGTTTGGAGCAGTTTGGTCCGCAGG GCTTTCCTGCTGGCGCTGTATTACGCTTCACATCCAGCGGAGCCACCAAG GGTTCCAGAAGAGAGGAGACCAAGTGAAACTCTTCCTCTCCTGA
- the slc18b1 gene encoding MFS-type transporter SLC18B1 isoform X6, with product MVVGIIFGCYAVSNLIGSLILGRYIVQIGAKMMLIMGLFLSSGCTILFGLLDRVPAGPAFIALCIIVRSVDAVGFAAAMTSSFALSAKVFPNNVATVLGSLEVFTGLGLILGPPVGGWFYQSFGYEVPFMLLGCFLLVMVPLNIYILPSIDAVSSKASFFQLLKNVKIVLLCYVIFTLSSGLGFLDATLSLYAVDQFHLSAGYVGLIMLGLSFPYCLGSPLMGIFTDKYPVSVQATATFSKNPSPSCHTLGLQEMVHGDRRRRHGCRVPVAGARPVPLHPKASVAAGPHVGDNRVFPGYDRHPHIPRGHHVRIRERIRGGTEHSGNGIWIVWSSLVRRDVLRAHHGRLPHAASELRVGRRHPRRFGILWCFPAGAVLRFTSSGATKGSRREETK from the exons ATGGTGGTGGGCATCATATTTGGCTGCTACGCCGTATCCAACCTGATTGGCTCGCTGATCCTGGGCCGATAT ATTGTTCAAATTGGCGCCAAGATGATGCTCATCATGGGACTCTTTCTGTCGTCGGGCTGCACCATTCTCTTCGG GCTACTGGACAGAGTTCCCGCGGGCCCCGCTTTCATCGCTCTGTGCATCATTGTGAGGTCTGTGGACGCCGTGGGCTTCGCGGCCGCCATGACCTCTTCCTTTGCCCTCTCAGCTAAAGTCTTCCCCAACAATGTGGCGACTGTTTTG ggaagtctggaggtTTTCACAGGACTGGGCCTCATCTTGGGGCCACCGGTCGGAGGGTGGTTCTACCAGTCGTTCGGCTACGAGGTTCCCTTcatgctgctcggatgtttccTGTTGGTCATGGTGCCGCTCAACATCTACATCCTGCCCTCCATCG ATGCCGTTTCCTCAAAGGCCTCTTTCTTCCAGCTtctaaaaaatgtgaaaatcgtGCTGCTCTGCTATGTCATCTTCACCCTGAGCTCAGGTCTGGGCTTCCTGGATGCCACATTGTCACTGTACGCTGTGGACCAG TTCCATCTGTCCGCCGGCTACGTGGGTCTCATCATGCTGGGTCTGTCATTTCCGTACTGTCTGGGATCGCCACTGATGGGAATCTTCACGGATAAATATCCTGTGAGTGTCCAAGCGACTgcgacattttcaaaaaatcctTCACCTTCTTGCCACACTTTAGGCCTCCAGGAGATGGTTCATGGTGATCGGAGGCGTCGCCACGGCTGTCGGGTTCCTGTTGCTGGGGCCCGTCCCGTTCCTTTACATCCCAAA GCATCTGTGGCTGCTGGTCCTCATGTTGGGGATAATCGGGTTTTCCCTGGCTATGACCGCCATCCCCATATTCCCAGAGGTCATCACGTGCGCATA CGAGAAAGGATTCGAGGAGGGACTGAGCACTCTGGGAATGGTATCTGGATTGTTTGGAGCAGTTTGGTCCGCAGG GATGTTCTTCGGGCCCACCATGGGCGGCTTCCTCACGCAGCGTCTGAGCTTCGAGTGGGGCGCCGCCATCCAAGGAGGTTTGGCATTCTTTGGT GCTTTCCTGCTGGCGCTGTATTACGCTTCACATCCAGCGGAGCCACCAAG GGTTCCAGAAGAGAGGAGACCAAGTGA